From a single Sporosarcina oncorhynchi genomic region:
- a CDS encoding acetyl-CoA carboxylase carboxyltransferase subunit alpha produces MSKPLAFEEPIVKLREKIAELEEFTSSNDVDLSDEITNLKTRLGNLETEIYSNMEPWDRVQVARHPQRPTTKDYIEELFEEFMEFHGDRSFGDDAAIVGGIGFFELKPVTVIGHQRGKDTKENVKRNFGMPHPEGYRKALRLMKQAEKFGRPIICFIDTKGAYPGKAAEERGQSEAIARNLVEMAGLTVPVISIVIGEGGSGGALALGVANHIHMLEHSTYSVISPEGAASILWKDPSLSKQAAEAMKITAPHLKEMGIIDEIIPELLGGAHRDPKAQALEIREVLRSSLNVLCKMGENAIIDHRYEKFRNIGVFTE; encoded by the coding sequence ATGAGTAAACCATTGGCATTCGAAGAACCAATCGTGAAACTACGTGAAAAGATCGCTGAGCTGGAAGAGTTCACTTCATCAAATGATGTAGATTTGTCTGATGAAATTACGAATTTGAAAACCCGTCTTGGCAACTTGGAGACTGAAATATACAGCAATATGGAGCCATGGGACCGTGTTCAGGTAGCAAGACACCCTCAACGACCAACGACAAAAGATTATATTGAAGAATTGTTCGAGGAGTTCATGGAGTTTCACGGTGACAGATCCTTTGGTGATGACGCGGCTATTGTTGGAGGCATCGGTTTCTTTGAGTTGAAACCAGTGACTGTAATCGGTCATCAACGCGGAAAAGACACAAAGGAGAATGTAAAACGCAATTTCGGCATGCCGCATCCGGAAGGGTACCGAAAAGCACTTCGCTTGATGAAACAGGCTGAAAAATTCGGTCGACCAATTATCTGTTTCATTGACACGAAAGGTGCGTATCCAGGCAAGGCGGCTGAAGAACGCGGTCAAAGTGAGGCAATTGCACGTAACCTTGTCGAGATGGCGGGATTAACAGTACCAGTTATTTCGATTGTCATCGGTGAAGGAGGAAGTGGGGGAGCTCTTGCTTTAGGTGTAGCAAATCATATTCATATGCTTGAACACTCCACGTACTCCGTTATTTCTCCTGAAGGCGCGGCTTCGATCTTATGGAAAGATCCAAGTTTATCCAAACAAGCAGCTGAAGCGATGAAAATAACAGCACCGCATTTGAAGGAAATGGGCATCATTGATGAAATTATTCCTGAGTTACTGGGCGGTGCACATCGAGATCCTAAAGCACAGGCGTTGGAAATACGAGAAGTTTTACGCTCATCATTGAATGTACTTTGCAAAATGGGTGAAAATGCTATAATAGACCATCGATATGAAAAATTCCGTAATATAGGTGTGTTCACCGAGTAA
- the pfkA gene encoding 6-phosphofructokinase, producing MKKIGVLTSGGDAPGMNAAVRAVVRKAIYEGMEVAGIFNGYEGLIQGKIELLQLGSVGDIIQRGGTMLRSARSPEFMTEEGRQEALKQLKAHGIEGLVIIGGDGSFKGAAELVKLGVPCACVPATIDNDITGTQFTIGFDSALNTVIDAIDKIRDTATSHERTFIIEVMGRDAGDLALWSGLAGGAETILIPEVEYDLEDIITRLKSGSGRGKKHSIIVVAEGVMSGTALSDSLKREAGIETRVSVLGHIQRGGSPSARDRVIASQYGARAVEVLKEGKRGVAIGMQNHTVIDYDLAIVFKRSDTKKDEELYKLSKELSI from the coding sequence ATGAAAAAGATTGGTGTTTTGACGAGTGGCGGCGATGCACCGGGGATGAATGCGGCTGTACGGGCTGTTGTACGTAAAGCGATTTACGAAGGGATGGAAGTGGCCGGCATATTCAATGGCTACGAAGGGCTAATTCAAGGGAAAATTGAATTGCTTCAACTCGGTTCAGTCGGTGACATCATCCAACGTGGCGGTACAATGCTTAGATCTGCTCGCTCACCTGAGTTCATGACCGAAGAGGGCAGGCAGGAAGCGTTGAAGCAATTAAAAGCGCATGGAATTGAGGGCCTTGTCATCATCGGAGGAGACGGTTCGTTCAAAGGAGCGGCGGAATTAGTTAAGTTAGGCGTTCCGTGCGCATGTGTACCGGCAACCATCGATAATGATATAACTGGCACTCAGTTTACGATTGGATTTGACTCCGCCCTTAATACTGTCATCGATGCAATTGATAAAATAAGGGATACCGCAACATCGCATGAACGGACATTCATCATTGAGGTGATGGGACGAGATGCTGGAGACCTAGCGCTTTGGTCAGGTCTTGCGGGTGGTGCGGAAACAATTCTAATTCCCGAAGTGGAATATGATCTCGAGGATATCATTACAAGGTTAAAAAGCGGATCCGGACGCGGGAAAAAACATAGTATAATTGTTGTTGCTGAAGGAGTTATGTCTGGAACAGCGTTATCCGATTCATTGAAAAGAGAAGCGGGTATTGAAACTAGAGTATCCGTCCTTGGACATATCCAGCGCGGTGGCTCGCCATCTGCGAGAGATCGTGTCATTGCGAGTCAATACGGGGCCCGTGCGGTCGAAGTCTTGAAGGAAGGCAAACGCGGTGTTGCTATTGGTATGCAAAACCATACAGTGATAGACTATGATTTGGCAATTGTATTTAAACGAAGTGATACGAAAAAGGATGAAGAGTTGTATAAGTTATCCAAAGAGTTGTCAATTTAA
- the pyk gene encoding pyruvate kinase gives MRKTKIVCTIGPASETPELLEQLMEAGMNVARLNFSHGSHDEHRARIETIREVSNKTGKVVGILLDTKGPEIRTHSMKGGSIELITGQHIDISMTEVEGDNEAFSVTYEKLIEDVQKGSVILLDDGLIQLEVVGLDVEKGLIHTLVVNSGTLKNKKGVNVPGVSVQLPGITEKDKEDILFGIQEGVDFIAASFVRRSSDVMEIRELLESNNGGHIHIIPKIENQEGVDNLDEIINVSDGLMVARGDLGVEIPAEEVPLVQKMMIKKCNQVGKPVITATQMLDSMQRNPRPTRAEASDVANAILDGSDAIMLSGETAAGLYPVESVRTMDRIAQTAESAVDYRSVVSTRRKEKQGNMTEAIGQAAAYTAINLNVKAVLAPTESGHTAKMIAKYRPGCPIIAITSSEIISRRLSLVWGIYPIIGTRVNSIDEILQESVEESVKHQYVTHGDVVIITAGVPVGEAGTTNLMKIHVIGDMLAKGQGIGKSVAFGQAIIAHSAEEALAHDVTGKILVTYSSDRDMMPAIEKCAGLITEEGGLTSHAAVVGLSLGIPVIVGVPNATETIISGKEITMDAESGVIYNGHARVL, from the coding sequence ATGAGGAAGACTAAAATAGTATGTACCATTGGTCCAGCCAGCGAAACCCCGGAATTGCTGGAACAATTGATGGAGGCTGGAATGAACGTCGCTAGACTGAATTTCTCTCACGGTTCTCACGATGAACATCGGGCTAGAATTGAAACCATTAGAGAAGTATCTAATAAAACTGGCAAAGTCGTCGGTATTCTTCTTGATACGAAAGGTCCTGAAATACGTACCCATTCGATGAAAGGCGGCAGCATCGAACTTATCACTGGACAACATATCGATATTTCGATGACAGAAGTGGAAGGCGATAACGAAGCTTTTTCTGTCACCTATGAGAAACTGATTGAAGATGTTCAAAAAGGATCCGTCATATTATTGGATGATGGTCTTATCCAGCTTGAAGTTGTAGGGCTAGACGTTGAAAAAGGACTCATTCACACCCTTGTTGTCAATTCAGGTACCCTGAAGAATAAAAAAGGGGTCAATGTGCCAGGCGTTTCAGTTCAACTACCAGGTATAACTGAAAAAGATAAAGAAGATATTCTGTTCGGTATTCAAGAAGGTGTTGATTTCATCGCAGCGTCATTTGTCCGCCGCTCATCTGATGTGATGGAAATCCGTGAATTGCTTGAATCAAACAATGGAGGACACATTCATATCATTCCAAAGATTGAAAATCAGGAAGGTGTCGACAACCTGGATGAAATCATTAATGTATCGGATGGTTTGATGGTTGCACGTGGAGATCTTGGAGTAGAGATTCCTGCAGAAGAAGTGCCGCTTGTTCAGAAAATGATGATTAAAAAATGCAACCAGGTTGGTAAGCCGGTCATCACAGCTACTCAGATGCTTGACTCAATGCAACGTAATCCTCGTCCTACAAGAGCTGAAGCGAGTGATGTTGCAAATGCCATCTTGGACGGGTCTGATGCCATCATGTTATCTGGAGAAACGGCTGCAGGTCTTTATCCTGTTGAATCGGTGCGTACAATGGATCGCATCGCGCAAACTGCTGAAAGTGCTGTAGATTACCGCTCAGTCGTGTCGACTCGACGCAAAGAAAAACAGGGCAATATGACAGAAGCAATCGGACAAGCGGCAGCTTATACGGCCATCAACTTGAATGTAAAAGCTGTACTTGCTCCTACTGAAAGCGGGCACACTGCAAAAATGATTGCGAAATACCGTCCGGGCTGTCCAATTATCGCGATTACTTCCTCTGAGATTATCTCAAGGAGGTTGTCATTAGTTTGGGGAATTTATCCGATCATCGGAACGCGTGTTAATTCAATTGATGAAATCTTACAGGAATCCGTTGAAGAAAGCGTAAAACATCAATATGTCACTCATGGTGATGTTGTCATCATCACTGCTGGAGTTCCTGTCGGAGAAGCGGGTACAACGAACTTGATGAAGATTCATGTCATCGGCGATATGCTTGCGAAAGGGCAAGGAATCGGTAAATCTGTTGCTTTTGGCCAAGCGATTATCGCTCATAGTGCAGAAGAGGCTTTGGCGCATGATGTTACAGGGAAAATATTGGTAACGTATTCTTCTGATCGTGATATGATGCCTGCCATCGAGAAATGTGCGGGCCTCATCACTGAAGAAGGTGGTCTAACAAGCCATGCTGCTGTTGTCGGATTGAGTCTTGGCATACCGGTCATTGTCGGTGTACCGAATGCAACTGAAACAATCATCAGCGGAAAAGAGATTACAATGGATGCTGAGTCCGGTGTCATCTATAATGGACATGCAAGAGTTCTATAA
- a CDS encoding FxsA family protein gives MKWLILAFVFVPIAEIALLLYSGSAIGIFPTILLIIITGIGGAYLAKRQGLKAWTELRTRMATMETPGNAIIDGVCIFFGGILLIMPGFITDIAGVLLLFKGPRKLLRPLIVAWLYRKMKKGQIVIR, from the coding sequence ATGAAATGGCTTATACTTGCATTTGTTTTCGTCCCGATTGCTGAAATAGCACTATTGCTATATTCGGGAAGTGCAATCGGGATTTTTCCGACAATCCTGCTAATTATCATCACCGGAATTGGAGGGGCATACTTGGCAAAACGCCAAGGACTTAAAGCATGGACTGAACTCCGTACAAGGATGGCAACGATGGAAACTCCGGGGAATGCAATCATTGACGGTGTCTGTATCTTTTTCGGAGGCATCCTGCTCATTATGCCGGGATTCATCACGGACATTGCTGGCGTGCTTTTATTGTTCAAAGGTCCACGAAAACTACTACGCCCGTTGATTGTTGCGTGGCTTTACCGGAAGATGAAAAAAGGCCAAATTGTCATCCGGTAA
- a CDS encoding AI-2E family transporter: MLKKHVQQEPFRQFSLNWLPALLAIIFIYFVPPVGIAIIVAYFTAPILTALRTVSRLPLTIATIFVMLSIIFIASTFLFIALHGLMDTIPLVETQLAHYTKSTNSTGKIFVFLDEKFIEYGHALLEYAISFTTTLFQKIFSLFIFIVAYFFALRESGKNRFWFLIYFPASMKKPAKRIFTKSGELIGTFFFVEARLFLLTFIVLSIGFTILGFNSPIGSAFLVSLIDSLPLFGIGLFLIPMAIFYLYSKQLFVGISLILLYIFVITTRQMAESYMWASAFRVKPIHAFFITVCSFYLFGLPGILLTPFLLFAALKLKKHPSFTG; the protein is encoded by the coding sequence TTGTTAAAAAAACACGTCCAACAAGAGCCTTTCCGACAATTTTCCTTAAATTGGTTGCCTGCTCTGCTGGCCATAATTTTCATTTATTTTGTTCCACCGGTCGGTATTGCAATCATCGTCGCCTATTTTACCGCTCCCATTTTGACAGCACTCCGAACCGTTAGTCGGTTGCCACTGACAATCGCTACAATTTTCGTCATGCTTTCCATCATTTTTATCGCAAGTACTTTTTTATTTATCGCACTACATGGACTAATGGATACGATTCCACTTGTTGAAACACAGTTGGCCCACTATACAAAAAGCACCAATTCCACAGGCAAAATCTTTGTTTTTCTCGATGAAAAGTTCATTGAATATGGACATGCGTTACTTGAATATGCGATCAGTTTCACAACGACTCTGTTCCAGAAAATTTTCAGCTTGTTCATTTTTATCGTCGCTTACTTTTTCGCGTTGCGTGAATCAGGGAAAAATCGTTTTTGGTTCCTGATCTATTTTCCGGCAAGCATGAAAAAACCAGCAAAAAGAATTTTTACGAAGTCTGGTGAATTGATTGGTACTTTCTTTTTCGTCGAAGCACGTCTGTTTTTACTTACATTTATCGTTCTGTCTATCGGTTTCACAATTTTAGGATTCAATTCACCTATTGGAAGTGCGTTCCTTGTATCACTCATTGACAGTCTCCCACTTTTTGGAATCGGCTTGTTTCTCATTCCAATGGCTATTTTCTATCTCTATTCAAAACAGTTGTTTGTCGGCATTTCTTTAATCCTTCTTTATATATTCGTCATCACGACAAGGCAGATGGCAGAATCCTATATGTGGGCATCTGCCTTCCGCGTCAAGCCCATCCATGCCTTCTTCATAACGGTTTGTTCATTCTACCTATTCGGTTTACCCGGGATTTTGTTGACTCCCTTTCTGTTGTTCGCTGCTTTAAAGCTTAAGAAACATCCCTCTTTTACCGGATGA
- the citZ gene encoding citrate synthase, which translates to MTAAKGLEGIVATQSAISSIIDDTLTYVGYDIDDLAENASFEEVVYLLWHQRLPKSAELAELKQQLADNMAIPQPVLDHFKTYPINDVHPMAALRTAISLLGLYDESAEDMSDEANYQKAIELQAKIATIVTAFSRIRKGQEPVAPKTDLGYAANFLYMLTGEEPQDIAIEAFNKALVLHADHELNASTFTARVCVATLSDMYSGVTAAIGALKGPLHGGANEQVMKMLMEIGSEEKVESYIREKLDNKEKIMGFGHRVYRKGDPRAKHLREMSKKLTSLRGEEKYYNMSEKIESIVTGEKNLPPNVDFYSASVYHSLDIDHDLFTPIFAVSRISGWVAHILEQYSNNRLIRPRAEYIGPDMQKYVPIEER; encoded by the coding sequence ATGACAGCAGCAAAAGGATTGGAAGGAATTGTAGCGACTCAGTCAGCAATCAGTTCCATTATTGATGACACCCTTACATACGTCGGTTACGATATCGATGATCTTGCAGAGAATGCAAGTTTTGAGGAAGTTGTTTATCTTTTATGGCACCAACGTCTGCCGAAGTCTGCCGAACTGGCTGAACTCAAGCAACAATTGGCGGACAATATGGCAATTCCACAGCCTGTACTAGATCATTTCAAAACGTATCCTATTAATGATGTGCATCCGATGGCAGCATTGCGCACAGCGATTTCTCTTCTAGGATTATACGATGAAAGTGCAGAAGATATGTCAGACGAAGCCAATTATCAGAAGGCGATCGAGCTTCAAGCGAAAATCGCTACAATTGTCACAGCATTCTCTCGCATCCGTAAAGGACAAGAACCTGTTGCACCTAAAACAGACCTTGGCTATGCGGCTAATTTCCTTTACATGTTAACTGGTGAAGAACCACAAGACATCGCTATTGAAGCATTTAATAAAGCACTTGTGCTTCACGCAGATCATGAGCTGAATGCTTCGACATTCACTGCCCGCGTATGTGTTGCTACTCTTTCCGATATGTATTCAGGTGTGACTGCAGCTATCGGTGCTCTTAAAGGGCCACTTCACGGTGGGGCGAATGAGCAAGTTATGAAGATGTTGATGGAAATCGGTTCCGAAGAGAAAGTTGAATCGTACATCAGAGAAAAGCTTGATAACAAAGAAAAAATCATGGGCTTTGGTCACCGCGTTTACCGTAAAGGTGATCCACGTGCAAAGCATCTTCGTGAAATGTCTAAGAAATTGACTTCACTTCGCGGAGAAGAAAAGTATTACAATATGTCCGAGAAAATTGAATCGATCGTTACTGGGGAAAAGAATCTTCCTCCAAACGTTGATTTCTATTCAGCTTCGGTATATCATTCACTTGATATCGATCATGATTTATTCACACCTATTTTTGCAGTATCCCGAATCTCAGGCTGGGTGGCACATATCTTGGAGCAATACTCCAACAACAGATTAATCCGTCCACGCGCAGAGTATATCGGACCAGATATGCAAAAGTATGTTCCAATCGAAGAACGATAA
- the icd gene encoding NADP-dependent isocitrate dehydrogenase encodes MAKITVSNGVLNVPDEATIPFIIGDGTGPDIWHAASRVLEAAVEKAYDGKKKIEWKEVLAGEKAFNETGEWLPQETLDTIDEYLIAIKGPLTTPIGGGFRSLNVALRQELDLYTCLRPVRYFEGVPSPVKRPEDCDMVIFRENTEDIYAGIEYKEGTDEAKKVIDFLQNEMNVKNIRFPETSGIGIKPISEEGTKRLVRGALNYAIKEGRKSLTLVHKGNIMKFTEGAFKNWGYEVAEQEFGDKVFTWNQYDQIKEAEGTDAANKAQADAEAAGKIIVKDSIADIFLQQILTRPKEFDVVATMNLNGDYISDALAAQVGGIGIAPGANINYLTGHAIFEATHGTAPKYAGLDKVNPSSVLLSGVMMLEHMGWNEAAAMITASIEKTIASKVVTYDFARLMDGATEVKASEFADELIKNL; translated from the coding sequence ATGGCTAAAATTACAGTATCCAATGGTGTATTGAACGTTCCAGATGAAGCAACAATCCCTTTCATTATCGGTGACGGAACAGGTCCTGATATTTGGCATGCAGCTTCCCGTGTATTAGAAGCAGCAGTTGAAAAAGCGTATGATGGCAAAAAGAAAATCGAATGGAAAGAAGTGCTTGCTGGAGAAAAGGCATTCAACGAAACAGGCGAATGGCTTCCACAGGAAACGCTTGACACAATCGATGAATATCTAATCGCTATCAAAGGTCCATTGACGACACCAATCGGTGGAGGCTTCCGTTCATTGAACGTTGCACTTCGTCAAGAATTGGATCTTTACACTTGCCTGCGTCCAGTACGTTACTTCGAAGGTGTTCCTTCACCTGTTAAACGTCCTGAAGACTGCGACATGGTCATCTTCCGTGAAAACACTGAAGATATCTACGCTGGTATCGAGTACAAAGAAGGAACTGACGAAGCGAAGAAAGTAATCGACTTCCTTCAAAATGAAATGAATGTCAAAAACATTCGCTTCCCTGAAACTTCAGGTATTGGTATTAAGCCGATTTCAGAAGAGGGAACAAAGCGTCTAGTACGTGGCGCGCTTAACTATGCAATCAAAGAAGGCCGTAAATCATTGACACTTGTTCACAAAGGGAACATCATGAAGTTCACTGAAGGAGCATTCAAAAACTGGGGCTACGAAGTGGCTGAGCAGGAGTTTGGCGATAAAGTATTCACATGGAACCAATACGATCAGATTAAAGAAGCTGAAGGTACAGATGCAGCTAACAAAGCACAAGCAGACGCTGAAGCAGCTGGCAAAATCATCGTAAAAGATTCCATTGCGGATATCTTCCTTCAACAGATCTTGACACGCCCGAAAGAGTTTGATGTTGTAGCAACAATGAACTTGAACGGAGACTATATTTCCGATGCACTTGCTGCACAAGTCGGCGGTATTGGTATCGCACCAGGAGCGAACATCAACTACTTGACTGGACACGCAATCTTCGAAGCGACTCACGGAACAGCACCTAAATATGCTGGTCTTGATAAAGTCAACCCTTCATCTGTATTGCTATCTGGTGTTATGATGCTTGAGCACATGGGTTGGAACGAAGCAGCGGCTATGATTACTGCATCTATCGAAAAGACAATTGCATCTAAAGTTGTAACATACGACTTTGCTCGTCTAATGGATGGAGCAACAGAAGTAAAAGCATCTGAATTTGCGGATGAATTGATCAAAAACCTTTAA
- the mdh gene encoding malate dehydrogenase: MTMKRKKVSVIGSGFTGATTAFLLAQKELCDVVLVDIPQMENPTKGKALDMLEAGPVLGFDANIIGTSDYADTQDSDIVIITAGIARKPGMSRDDLVQTNQKVMKAVTAAIVNYSPHTTILVLTNPVDAMTYTVYKESGFPKERVIGQSGVLDTARFRTFVAQELNLSVKDVTGFVLGGHGDDMVPLVRYSTAGGVPLESLIDSARMEEIVERTRKGGAEIVNLLGNGSAYYAPAASLVEMAEAILKDQKRVLPSIAYLEGEYGMDGIYLGVPTVLGAGGIERIIELELHDDEKAGLAKSAESVKAVMNILE; encoded by the coding sequence ATGACAATGAAACGTAAAAAAGTCTCGGTAATCGGTTCAGGTTTTACAGGTGCCACCACTGCTTTTCTACTCGCTCAAAAAGAATTATGTGACGTAGTGCTTGTTGATATCCCTCAAATGGAAAATCCGACAAAAGGAAAAGCACTTGATATGCTCGAAGCAGGACCGGTACTCGGATTCGATGCCAACATTATCGGCACTTCCGATTATGCAGACACGCAAGACTCCGATATTGTTATCATAACAGCGGGAATCGCCCGTAAACCCGGCATGAGCCGTGATGATCTTGTGCAGACAAACCAAAAAGTCATGAAAGCCGTGACAGCAGCTATCGTAAACTATTCACCACATACAACAATTCTGGTTTTAACAAACCCAGTTGACGCAATGACCTATACAGTCTATAAAGAATCCGGTTTTCCAAAAGAACGGGTCATCGGCCAATCGGGCGTATTAGATACGGCTAGGTTCCGTACATTTGTGGCTCAGGAACTTAACTTGTCCGTCAAAGATGTGACTGGATTTGTTCTCGGTGGACATGGCGACGACATGGTGCCACTTGTTCGATATTCCACTGCTGGCGGTGTGCCGCTGGAATCATTAATCGATTCTGCAAGAATGGAAGAGATTGTGGAAAGAACACGAAAAGGCGGTGCGGAGATTGTCAATCTCCTTGGAAATGGATCGGCTTACTATGCACCTGCGGCATCTCTTGTAGAAATGGCAGAAGCGATTCTAAAAGACCAAAAGCGTGTCCTGCCCTCCATCGCATACCTTGAAGGTGAATATGGAATGGATGGCATTTACTTAGGCGTTCCAACCGTGCTAGGTGCTGGTGGTATCGAAAGAATTATCGAACTTGAACTGCATGATGATGAAAAAGCCGGTTTGGCCAAATCTGCGGAATCTGTAAAAGCTGTCATGAATATATTAGAATAA
- a CDS encoding MaoC/PaaZ C-terminal domain-containing protein, protein MLGKKRKLGREIDKIAVGEKLKLTEKIEDKDLLLYLGLTNDSNPLYIQHDYASQTDYEKPIVPAIMLTGIVISAISKYLPGPGSHVTEQHLLFPNHVHHYETINFQFEVIRVEKENKSIIIMIEAENEAGKTVISGTVTVVPPAVNEQLTSHAMDNF, encoded by the coding sequence ATATTAGGCAAAAAAAGAAAACTTGGTCGTGAAATCGATAAAATTGCAGTTGGGGAAAAACTGAAGCTCACTGAAAAAATCGAGGACAAGGATCTGCTTCTTTATCTTGGTCTAACGAATGATTCCAATCCGCTTTATATCCAGCATGATTATGCTTCTCAGACGGATTATGAGAAACCGATTGTTCCTGCAATTATGCTGACAGGCATCGTCATTTCGGCAATTTCTAAATACCTTCCTGGACCAGGTTCACATGTAACAGAACAACATCTACTATTCCCAAACCACGTTCATCATTACGAGACAATCAACTTTCAATTTGAAGTGATTCGGGTGGAAAAGGAAAACAAATCGATTATCATCATGATTGAAGCAGAAAACGAAGCTGGAAAGACAGTCATCTCGGGTACTGTCACAGTCGTGCCTCCTGCTGTCAATGAACAACTGACATCTCATGCAATGGATAACTTCTAA
- a CDS encoding response regulator transcription factor, with the protein MKILIVDDEQPIRTLLDYNLKQSNYETIMAADGEEAIRIVESDNPDLILLDLMLPIMDGVEVCKLLRQRNINTPIIMLTAKGEETDKVIGLEIGADDYMTKPFSPREVIARVKAVLRRTGDRVDNATMNGQVLTSGLLTVHPEQYEVRFKGESLDFTPKEFELLVYFMQNKNRVLTRDQLLSAVWNYDFAGDTRIVDVHVSHLREKIEENTRKPDYIKTVRGIGYKFEEKS; encoded by the coding sequence ATTAAAATCTTAATCGTTGATGACGAACAGCCAATTCGGACGTTACTAGATTATAATTTAAAACAATCGAACTATGAGACTATTATGGCTGCAGATGGTGAAGAGGCGATTCGTATCGTTGAAAGTGATAATCCGGATCTGATTTTGCTTGATCTAATGTTGCCTATCATGGACGGAGTGGAAGTATGCAAACTCCTCAGGCAGCGAAATATCAACACACCGATTATCATGCTGACGGCAAAAGGTGAAGAGACGGATAAGGTGATTGGACTTGAAATCGGTGCGGATGATTATATGACCAAGCCGTTTAGTCCTCGGGAAGTGATAGCCCGTGTTAAAGCAGTGCTCCGCCGCACTGGTGACCGTGTTGACAATGCAACTATGAATGGTCAAGTGCTTACATCTGGCCTCCTCACTGTGCACCCTGAACAGTACGAAGTGCGCTTCAAAGGGGAATCGCTTGATTTCACACCGAAAGAATTCGAACTGCTTGTTTACTTCATGCAGAATAAGAATCGTGTATTGACGAGAGATCAGCTTTTAAGTGCAGTATGGAATTACGATTTTGCGGGGGATACACGCATTGTCGACGTCCATGTCAGCCACTTGCGGGAAAAGATTGAAGAAAATACCCGTAAACCGGACTACATTAAGACAGTTAGAGGAATCGGCTATAAATTCGAGGAGAAAAGTTGA